A part of Brachybacterium faecium DSM 4810 genomic DNA contains:
- a CDS encoding short-chain alcohol dehydrogenase (PFAM: short chain dehydrogenase), translating to MTTANAAHETAPLTAVVTGASSGIGRATAARLVADGWRVLAVARREDRLQELAAETGCEVLAVDITSDESVEQLVARTAELFGDSLNAVVHVAGGALGVETAAEADLEKWQRMYDINVLGTVRVTRALLPALRRSGRGDLLFVTSVAGHEAYPGGSGYNAAKAGEHMLAQALRLELNGEKVRVIEIAPGMVRTEEFSLVRLGDQDAAAAVYDGVEQPLTAEDCADVISYALNAPHHINLDLVTVRPLAQAAAHRVARHQGV from the coding sequence ATGACCACTGCGAACGCTGCGCACGAGACCGCCCCGCTCACCGCCGTCGTCACCGGCGCCTCCTCCGGCATCGGCCGCGCCACCGCCGCGCGCCTGGTCGCCGACGGATGGCGCGTCCTCGCCGTCGCCCGGCGCGAGGACCGCCTGCAGGAGCTCGCCGCGGAGACCGGCTGCGAGGTGCTCGCCGTCGACATCACCTCCGATGAGTCCGTCGAGCAGCTCGTGGCCCGCACCGCCGAGCTGTTCGGCGACTCGTTGAACGCCGTGGTGCACGTCGCGGGCGGCGCCCTCGGCGTGGAGACCGCCGCCGAGGCCGATCTCGAGAAGTGGCAGCGGATGTACGACATCAACGTGCTCGGCACGGTGCGGGTCACCCGCGCGCTGCTGCCCGCGCTGCGCCGGAGCGGCCGCGGCGACCTGCTGTTCGTCACCTCGGTCGCCGGGCACGAGGCCTACCCCGGCGGCTCGGGCTACAACGCCGCCAAGGCCGGCGAGCACATGCTCGCCCAGGCGCTCCGCCTCGAGCTCAACGGGGAGAAGGTGCGCGTCATCGAGATCGCCCCGGGCATGGTCCGCACCGAGGAGTTCTCCCTCGTGCGCCTCGGCGACCAGGACGCGGCCGCCGCCGTCTACGACGGGGTCGAGCAGCCGCTGACGGCCGAGGACTGCGCCGACGTCATCTCGTACGCCCTGAACGCCCCGCACCACATCAACCTCGACCTGGTGACCGTCCGCCCCCTCGCCCAGGCGGCCGCCCACCGGGTGGCCCGCCACCAGGGAGTCTGA